The following are encoded in a window of Chiloscyllium plagiosum isolate BGI_BamShark_2017 chromosome 11, ASM401019v2, whole genome shotgun sequence genomic DNA:
- the LOC122554682 gene encoding interferon alpha-inducible protein 27-like protein 2B, protein MDASGHFKLTLIGLGAASVISAVQGLNAALGFTASGITAGWAAKLMPIISSVNEGTVPSGCFLTILQSFGTAGFTLTTMVLMGFVDALSSIIISIKMGIF, encoded by the coding sequence ATGGATGCCTCAGGTCATTTTAAACTTACATTGATAGGTCTAGGAGCAGCTTCTGTTATTTCTGCTGTTCAGGGTTTGAATGCTGCACTTGGGTTCACAGCCTCTGGAAtaacagcaggttgggcagcaaaactgatgccaatcatCTCCAGTGTCAATGAAGGGACAGTACCATCTGGATGTTTTCTGACCATACTTCAGTCCTTTGGTACTGCAGGATTTACTTTAACTACCATGGTCTTGATGGGATTTGTGGATGCCCTCAGTTCCATCATTATCAGTATTAAAATGGGTATTTTCTGA